Proteins from a genomic interval of Acidimicrobiales bacterium:
- a CDS encoding citrate synthase, whose product MPESVTITDNRNGQSVEIPIENGGISATAWSKLLPGVWFYDPGFTSTAACESGITFLDGEAGILRYRGYPIDELAQRSSYLEVAYLLLKGELPTPAQFEVWRREITHHTFIHENVRKRFLEGFHYDAHPMGMLVSAVAALSTFYLDAKDIFDPESRDKQITRLIAKMPTLAAAAHRFSVGMPFVYPDNSLGFAANFLSMMWKIAEPRFDANPALAHALDVLFILHADHEQNCSTTAMRVVGSSHADPYSACAAACAALYGPRHGGANEAVIRMLTEIGSIDHVDDFVAAVKRGEGRLQGFGHRVYKNYDPRARIIKRTADEVFDVTGKNPLLDIALKLEERALSDEYFTSRRLYPNVDFYSGLIYQAMGFPIDMFPVLFAIPRTSGWLAHWTELLDQDSKIARPRQLYGGEDERHYVPLEQR is encoded by the coding sequence GTGCCAGAGAGCGTCACCATCACCGACAACCGCAACGGCCAGTCGGTCGAGATCCCCATCGAGAACGGCGGGATCTCGGCGACGGCATGGTCGAAGCTCCTGCCCGGCGTCTGGTTCTACGATCCCGGCTTCACCTCCACGGCGGCGTGCGAGAGCGGCATCACGTTCCTCGACGGCGAGGCGGGCATCCTCAGGTACCGCGGCTACCCGATCGACGAGCTGGCCCAGCGGTCCTCGTACCTGGAGGTCGCCTACCTGCTCCTGAAGGGCGAGCTGCCCACGCCGGCCCAATTCGAGGTCTGGCGCCGTGAGATCACCCACCACACCTTCATCCACGAGAACGTGCGCAAGCGCTTTCTCGAGGGCTTTCACTACGACGCCCATCCCATGGGCATGCTCGTCTCGGCGGTGGCAGCCCTGTCGACGTTCTATCTCGACGCCAAGGACATCTTCGACCCCGAGTCCCGTGACAAGCAGATCACCCGACTCATCGCCAAGATGCCCACGCTGGCAGCCGCCGCCCACCGGTTCAGCGTCGGCATGCCGTTTGTCTACCCGGACAACTCCCTGGGTTTCGCGGCGAACTTCCTGTCCATGATGTGGAAGATCGCTGAGCCCCGCTTCGACGCCAACCCGGCCCTCGCCCACGCCCTCGACGTGCTGTTCATCCTCCACGCCGACCACGAGCAGAACTGCTCGACCACGGCCATGCGCGTCGTCGGCTCGTCCCACGCCGATCCGTATTCCGCCTGCGCCGCCGCCTGCGCCGCCCTCTACGGTCCCCGCCACGGCGGGGCCAACGAGGCTGTCATCCGCATGCTCACCGAGATCGGCTCGATCGACCACGTCGACGACTTCGTCGCTGCCGTCAAGCGCGGCGAGGGCCGCCTCCAGGGCTTCGGCCACCGCGTGTACAAGAACTACGACCCGCGGGCCAGGATCATCAAGCGCACCGCTGACGAGGTCTTCGACGTCACCGGTAAGAACCCGCTGCTCGACATCGCCCTCAAGCTCGAGGAGCGGGCCCTGTCAGACGAGTACTTCACCTCTCGTCGTCTCTATCCCAACGTCGACTTCTACTCGGGGTTGATCTACCAGGCGATGGGCTTTCCGATCGACATGTTCCCGGTGCTGTTCGCGATACCGCGGACCTCGGGTTGGCTCGCCCACTGGACGGAGCTCCTCGACCAGGACTCCAAGATCGCCCGCCCCCGCCAGCTCTACGGCGGCGAGGACGAGCGCCACTACGTGCCGCTCGAGCAGCGCTGA
- a CDS encoding Ku protein codes for MARAIWSGSISFGLVNVPVKLFTSVRKKDVRFNQLHATDNVRIQQKRVCPADGQEVSWDDLVKGYEVSPGQYVVVTNEELDALDPEATHTVDIEDFVALEGIDPLYFDSSYYLVPDATGVKPYRLLLDAMTESGRVGIGRVVLRTKQYLCAVRPLGDALVLTTMNFADEVSPASELEGLPGPGAEASSREMKVAKQLIDSLTAKFEPDKYHDTYREGVLELIEAKAQGQEVVSEPPPEKAAPVVDLMSALEASLAAVKDKGEPEDAGPEKRRATS; via the coding sequence ATGGCCAGGGCTATCTGGAGCGGGTCGATCAGCTTCGGGCTGGTCAACGTGCCCGTCAAGCTGTTCACGAGCGTGCGGAAGAAGGACGTGCGCTTCAACCAGCTCCACGCCACGGACAACGTGCGCATCCAGCAGAAGCGGGTCTGCCCCGCCGACGGCCAGGAGGTGTCCTGGGACGACCTGGTGAAGGGCTACGAGGTCAGCCCCGGCCAGTACGTCGTGGTCACCAACGAGGAGCTCGACGCGCTCGATCCGGAAGCCACCCACACCGTCGACATCGAGGACTTCGTGGCCCTCGAGGGCATCGACCCGCTCTACTTCGACTCGTCCTACTACCTGGTGCCCGATGCCACCGGCGTCAAGCCCTACCGTCTCCTGCTCGACGCCATGACCGAGAGCGGTCGGGTGGGCATCGGTCGGGTGGTGCTGCGCACCAAGCAGTACCTGTGCGCGGTGCGACCCCTCGGCGACGCCCTGGTCCTCACGACGATGAACTTCGCCGACGAGGTCTCGCCGGCCAGTGAGCTCGAGGGGCTGCCGGGCCCGGGGGCCGAGGCGTCGAGCCGCGAGATGAAGGTGGCCAAGCAGCTGATCGACTCGCTGACGGCCAAGTTCGAGCCCGACAAGTATCACGACACCTACCGCGAGGGGGTCCTCGAGCTCATCGAGGCCAAGGCCCAGGGGCAGGAGGTGGTCTCCGAGCCGCCGCCCGAGAAGGCCGCACCCGTGGTCGACCTGATGTCGGCGCTCGAGGCCAGCCTGGCCGCCGTCAAGGACAAGGGCGAGCCCGAGGACGCCGGGCCGGAGAAGCGACGCGCCACGTCCTGA
- a CDS encoding GNAT family N-acetyltransferase: MEVRVEAATEVSAELVEAITGLVPQLSSSSPPPGPAELAEIVASPATTLLVARPPEGGIVGTLTLVMFRIPTGMRAWIEDVVVDDGARGRGVGEALNEEAIRRAAAAGVRSVDLTSRPSREAANRLYRRLGFELRDTNVYRHRS; the protein is encoded by the coding sequence GTGGAGGTGCGGGTCGAGGCGGCGACCGAGGTCTCCGCCGAGCTGGTCGAGGCCATCACCGGGCTGGTGCCCCAGCTGTCGTCGTCCTCGCCGCCTCCGGGCCCGGCCGAGCTGGCCGAGATCGTCGCGTCTCCGGCGACCACGCTGCTCGTCGCCCGCCCGCCCGAGGGCGGGATCGTCGGCACGCTGACCCTCGTGATGTTCCGCATCCCGACAGGGATGCGGGCGTGGATCGAGGACGTGGTGGTCGACGACGGCGCCCGGGGGCGGGGCGTCGGCGAGGCCCTCAACGAGGAGGCCATCCGGCGGGCGGCGGCGGCCGGCGTCAGGAGCGTCGACCTCACCTCCCGGCCCTCCCGGGAGGCCGCCAACCGCCTCTATCGCCGCCTGGGGTTCGAGCTCCGGGACACCAACGTCTACCGGCACCGTTCCTGA
- the cobT gene encoding nicotinate-nucleotide--dimethylbenzimidazole phosphoribosyltransferase has protein sequence MSAFVDTLARLGRPDDAAARSTAAHLDRLTKPRGSLGRLEALAVQLAGIAGESPPPVPEPGVVAVFAGDHGVLAEGVSPWPAEVTAQMVANFCAGGAAINVLARHARADVMVIDVGVAADLAPADGLVAAKVRAGTANLAEEPAMTTEETTAALDVGAAVATDLVTKGARCLITGDMGIGNTTPSAALIAAFTGRPASAVTGRGTGIGDDEWAGKVRVVERGLARTEAVAGDDPLAVLASLGGLEIAALAGFIVAGAAARVPVLVDGVIAVAAGVVAEAVAPGCAAFCIAGHRSSEPGASIGLDHLGLSPLLDLDLRLGEGTGACLALPVLQGAARIVREMATFDSAGVSDKQP, from the coding sequence ATGTCGGCCTTTGTCGACACCTTGGCTCGCCTCGGCCGCCCCGATGATGCCGCGGCACGCTCGACCGCTGCCCACCTCGACCGGCTGACCAAGCCGCGAGGGTCGCTCGGCCGCCTCGAAGCCCTCGCCGTCCAGTTGGCCGGCATCGCCGGGGAGTCACCTCCACCGGTCCCCGAACCGGGTGTCGTCGCCGTCTTCGCTGGTGACCACGGCGTGCTGGCCGAAGGCGTCTCGCCGTGGCCGGCCGAGGTCACGGCGCAGATGGTCGCCAACTTCTGTGCCGGCGGGGCGGCCATCAACGTGCTCGCCCGTCACGCCCGGGCGGACGTGATGGTGATCGACGTCGGGGTCGCCGCGGATCTGGCACCGGCCGACGGGCTGGTGGCGGCGAAGGTGCGGGCCGGGACGGCCAACCTGGCCGAGGAGCCGGCCATGACGACCGAGGAGACGACCGCCGCTCTCGACGTCGGGGCGGCGGTGGCGACTGACCTGGTGACGAAGGGTGCCCGGTGCCTGATCACCGGTGACATGGGGATCGGCAACACGACCCCGTCGGCCGCCCTGATCGCCGCCTTCACGGGTCGCCCGGCGTCGGCGGTGACGGGCAGGGGGACCGGCATCGGCGACGACGAGTGGGCCGGCAAGGTTCGCGTCGTCGAGCGGGGACTGGCCCGGACCGAGGCGGTCGCTGGCGACGACCCACTGGCCGTCCTGGCGTCCCTCGGTGGCCTCGAGATCGCTGCCCTGGCCGGCTTCATCGTGGCCGGGGCGGCCGCCCGCGTGCCGGTGCTCGTCGACGGCGTGATCGCCGTCGCCGCCGGCGTGGTCGCCGAGGCCGTGGCGCCGGGATGCGCCGCCTTCTGCATCGCAGGGCACCGCTCCAGCGAGCCCGGCGCGTCGATCGGCCTCGATCACCTCGGTCTGTCGCCCCTGCTCGACCTGGACCTCCGCCTGGGGGAGGGGACCGGCGCCTGCCTGGCGCTTCCGGTGCTCCAGGGAGCAGCGCGGATCGTGCGGGAGATGGCCACCTTCGACTCTGCGGGGGTCAGCGACAAGCAGCCGTGA
- a CDS encoding GtrA family protein produces MSLAPSDLRAWASTPSGKKAVRYSLVSVVSVAVSQAVLFLTFGVLQLASAVPCNIIATAVATVPSYYLNRRWAWGKTGPSHLWKEIVPFWGLAFLGLLLSVLAVDIAETEAPHITSSHFATAIIVNVSALAAWGVIWVGKFVIFNRLLFIDHEQHRQGRIEALLDQSASPDD; encoded by the coding sequence GTGAGCCTCGCTCCCAGTGACCTTCGGGCTTGGGCGTCCACGCCGTCGGGCAAGAAAGCCGTTCGTTACTCGCTCGTCTCGGTGGTGTCGGTGGCCGTCAGCCAGGCCGTGCTGTTCCTGACCTTCGGCGTGTTGCAGCTGGCGTCCGCTGTGCCCTGCAACATCATCGCCACCGCGGTGGCCACGGTGCCCTCCTACTACCTCAACCGGCGATGGGCGTGGGGCAAGACCGGGCCCTCGCACCTCTGGAAGGAGATCGTGCCCTTCTGGGGCCTGGCCTTCCTCGGTCTGCTCCTGTCGGTCCTGGCCGTGGACATCGCCGAGACCGAGGCGCCGCACATCACCTCGTCCCATTTTGCGACGGCCATCATCGTCAACGTCTCGGCCCTCGCCGCGTGGGGAGTGATCTGGGTCGGCAAGTTCGTCATCTTCAACCGCCTGCTGTTCATCGACCACGAGCAGCACCGCCAAGGTCGGATCGAGGCCCTCCTCGATCAGTCCGCCTCGCCGGACGACTGA
- the hemG gene encoding protoporphyrinogen oxidase, which yields MTAGREVVVVGGGITGLAAAWELSGPAAGDRPATVTVLEAGTRLGGKIGSQDLGGQPVDSGPDAFVARVPDGVALCHELGLGEELIAPATNTALIWTRGRLRHLPDDTVLGVPTRLRTLGASKIVSPAGLARAGLDLVLPADASADDRSVAAFIDARLGREVRERLVDPLLGGIHAGSTEHLSLAATAPQLDAARCEHRSLLRGLRPSPPEPGAAPAPVFLTPRRGLGQLVQVLAHQLAERGVELRTATPVEKLERAEGRWQVGNPHGPVVADHVVLTVPSFVAADLVASQRPDAASELAAVEHASVVLVTLAYPSSAVSLTPGVSGFLVPRVDGRLMTACTWLSAKWPHVGRPGQTLLRVSAGRWGDDRAVRMADDELLGRLRAELQEAMGITARPDAAAVTRWPCAFPQYQVGHLERMARIQGALARQPALAVAGASYGGVGIPACIGQGRRAARAVLDQLATGARR from the coding sequence ATGACGGCCGGCCGCGAGGTGGTGGTCGTGGGCGGCGGCATCACCGGTCTGGCGGCGGCGTGGGAGCTCTCGGGCCCAGCGGCCGGCGATCGTCCCGCCACGGTGACGGTCCTCGAGGCCGGGACCCGCCTCGGGGGCAAGATCGGCAGTCAGGATCTGGGCGGTCAGCCGGTCGACTCGGGGCCCGACGCCTTCGTCGCCCGCGTGCCTGATGGCGTAGCTCTCTGTCACGAGCTCGGGCTGGGCGAGGAGCTGATCGCACCGGCGACCAACACCGCGCTCATCTGGACGCGGGGCCGTCTGCGCCACCTGCCCGACGACACCGTGCTGGGGGTGCCGACGCGGCTGCGGACGCTGGGGGCCTCGAAGATCGTCTCGCCCGCAGGGCTGGCGCGCGCCGGCCTCGACCTCGTCCTTCCCGCCGACGCCTCCGCCGACGACCGCTCCGTCGCCGCGTTCATCGACGCCCGCCTCGGTCGAGAGGTCCGCGAGCGCCTCGTCGACCCGCTCCTCGGCGGCATCCACGCCGGGTCGACCGAGCACCTCAGCCTGGCTGCCACCGCGCCGCAGCTCGACGCGGCGAGATGCGAGCACCGGAGCCTGCTGCGCGGCCTGCGCCCGTCGCCACCCGAGCCCGGCGCCGCGCCCGCCCCCGTCTTCCTCACCCCGCGCCGCGGCCTCGGCCAGCTCGTCCAGGTGCTGGCCCACCAGCTGGCCGAACGAGGTGTCGAGCTGCGCACCGCGACACCGGTCGAGAAGCTCGAGCGAGCAGAGGGACGGTGGCAGGTGGGCAACCCCCACGGGCCCGTGGTGGCGGATCACGTGGTCCTGACCGTGCCGTCGTTCGTCGCCGCCGACCTGGTGGCGTCCCAACGACCCGACGCCGCTTCCGAGCTCGCCGCCGTCGAGCACGCCTCGGTGGTCCTCGTGACCCTGGCCTATCCATCCAGCGCCGTCTCGCTGACGCCGGGAGTCAGCGGGTTTCTCGTTCCCCGGGTGGACGGGCGCCTCATGACTGCGTGCACGTGGCTGTCGGCGAAGTGGCCTCACGTGGGGCGCCCCGGCCAGACCCTGCTACGGGTCTCAGCCGGCCGCTGGGGAGACGACCGGGCCGTGCGAATGGCCGACGACGAGCTCCTGGGGCGGCTGCGGGCCGAGCTGCAGGAGGCCATGGGCATCACGGCCCGCCCCGACGCCGCCGCTGTCACTCGCTGGCCGTGCGCCTTTCCCCAGTACCAGGTCGGGCACCTGGAGCGGATGGCCCGCATCCAGGGCGCCCTTGCCCGCCAGCCGGCCCTGGCCGTCGCCGGCGCCTCCTACGGAGGGGTGGGTATCCCCGCCTGCATAGGCCAGGGCCGGCGGGCGGCCCGGGCCGTGCTCGACCAGCTGGCAACTGGCGCCCGGCGATGA
- the tesB gene encoding acyl-CoA thioesterase II, with translation MTAALDALVALLDLEAIEVNIFRGVSPDEKRQRVFGGQVAGQALVAAGRTVERGDVHSLHAYFLRPGDTTVPILYEVDRIHDGRSFTTRRVVAIQHGRAIFNLSASFHVREDGVDHQVPMPEAPEPESLPTYQERLAPYAERLGDLLNRPQPIDQRYVDNGGGLFRAGVSDPRQKVWIRGDGRLADDQLLHACVVAYASDMSLLDSVILPHPVSWEDPHLMSASLDHAMWFHRPFRADEWMLYDQESPSASGGRGLARGSIFTRDGRLAVSVVQEGLVRLV, from the coding sequence ATGACAGCAGCGCTCGACGCCCTGGTCGCCCTCCTCGATCTCGAAGCGATCGAGGTCAACATCTTCCGCGGCGTCAGCCCCGACGAGAAGCGACAACGCGTCTTCGGTGGCCAGGTCGCCGGTCAGGCGCTCGTCGCCGCGGGTCGGACCGTCGAGCGCGGCGACGTGCATTCACTGCACGCGTACTTCCTCCGCCCCGGCGATACGACCGTCCCCATCCTCTACGAGGTCGACCGCATCCACGATGGACGATCGTTCACGACCAGACGCGTCGTCGCCATCCAGCACGGGCGGGCGATCTTCAACCTGTCCGCGTCGTTCCATGTCCGCGAGGACGGCGTGGACCACCAGGTGCCGATGCCCGAGGCACCGGAACCCGAGTCGCTGCCGACCTACCAGGAGCGCCTGGCTCCGTACGCCGAGCGACTCGGAGACTTGCTGAACCGCCCTCAGCCGATCGACCAGCGCTACGTCGACAACGGCGGAGGTCTGTTCCGGGCCGGCGTCAGCGATCCTCGCCAGAAGGTGTGGATCCGTGGGGACGGCCGCCTCGCGGACGACCAGCTGCTGCACGCCTGCGTCGTGGCCTACGCCTCGGACATGTCATTGCTGGACTCGGTGATCCTGCCCCACCCCGTCAGCTGGGAGGACCCCCACCTCATGAGCGCCAGCCTGGACCACGCCATGTGGTTCCACCGACCCTTCCGGGCCGACGAGTGGATGCTCTACGACCAGGAGAGCCCGTCGGCCTCGGGGGGCCGCGGCCTGGCTCGGGGGAGCATCTTCACGAGAGACGGCCGGCTGGCGGTCTCGGTGGTCCAGGAGGGCCTGGTTCGCCTGGTCTGA
- a CDS encoding glycoside hydrolase family 1 protein has product MAVRFPEGFLWGTATAAHQVEGGNWNNDWWAWEHQPGSGCVEPSGDACDQLYRYPEDIALLARLGFGTYRFSLEWSRIEPERGEWSLAALDHYRRVCACCHEHGLVPMVTFHHFTSPRWMAQAGGWADYGASDLFARYCERAVTHLGDLIGWACTINEPNIVALMGYLAGVFPPGSRDPALRRTVNQVMIDAHGKATAAIRSGPGTAPVGLTLAMSDYHAVDGGEPTVERIRRSMEDIYLEAAQGDDFLGVQCYSRVRVGPPGALGPEPGVETTQMGYEFWPDVLEAALRRAWEVTGGVPLLVTENGIATEDDDRRVAYVRRALTGVRRCLDDGIDVRGYLYWSLLDNFEWVLGYRPTFGLVAVDRTTFERHPKPSASWLGSVARANALDPA; this is encoded by the coding sequence ATGGCGGTGCGTTTTCCAGAGGGTTTCCTGTGGGGCACCGCCACGGCTGCGCACCAGGTCGAGGGTGGGAACTGGAACAACGACTGGTGGGCCTGGGAGCATCAGCCGGGCTCGGGCTGCGTCGAGCCGAGCGGGGACGCCTGCGACCAGCTCTATCGCTATCCCGAGGACATCGCCCTGCTGGCCCGTCTCGGCTTCGGCACCTACCGGTTCTCGCTGGAGTGGAGCCGCATCGAGCCCGAGCGGGGGGAATGGTCGCTCGCAGCCCTCGACCACTACCGGCGGGTCTGCGCCTGCTGCCACGAGCACGGCCTCGTGCCGATGGTCACCTTCCATCACTTCACCAGCCCGCGCTGGATGGCCCAGGCCGGCGGATGGGCCGACTACGGGGCGTCGGACCTCTTCGCCCGCTACTGCGAGCGCGCCGTCACCCACCTGGGTGACCTCATCGGGTGGGCGTGCACGATCAACGAGCCCAACATCGTGGCGCTCATGGGCTATCTGGCGGGGGTCTTTCCTCCGGGGAGCCGCGATCCCGCCCTGCGCCGCACCGTGAACCAGGTGATGATCGACGCCCACGGCAAGGCGACCGCGGCCATCCGCTCGGGACCGGGGACGGCCCCGGTCGGACTCACCCTGGCCATGTCCGACTATCACGCGGTCGACGGCGGCGAGCCCACCGTGGAGCGCATCCGCAGGTCGATGGAGGACATCTACCTCGAGGCGGCGCAGGGCGACGACTTCCTCGGCGTGCAGTGCTACTCCCGCGTGCGGGTCGGCCCCCCTGGGGCGCTCGGGCCCGAGCCGGGAGTGGAGACGACCCAGATGGGCTACGAGTTCTGGCCCGACGTGCTGGAGGCGGCGCTCCGCCGGGCGTGGGAGGTGACCGGCGGCGTTCCCCTGCTGGTCACCGAGAACGGCATCGCCACCGAGGACGACGACCGCCGGGTCGCCTACGTCCGCCGCGCCCTGACCGGGGTGCGCCGGTGCCTGGATGACGGCATCGACGTGCGCGGCTACTTGTACTGGAGCCTGCTCGACAACTTCGAGTGGGTCCTCGGCTACCGCCCGACCTTCGGGTTGGTCGCCGTCGACCGCACCACCTTCGAGCGTCACCCCAAGCCGAGTGCCTCGTGGCTCGGCTCGGTGGCCAGGGCGAACGCGCTCGATCCGGCGTGA
- the hemE gene encoding uroporphyrinogen decarboxylase produces MPLEESPFLRACRCRPTDRVPVWFMRQAGRSLPEYRAMRGDGSVLEAIARPEVAAELTLQPVRRYGVDAAILFSDIVVPVESIGFGVDVVPGVGPVVDRPFSGPEDLSRIRPLEPEKDIPYVLDTVRLVVQELDVPLIGFAGGPFTVASYLVEGGPSRNYARTKTLMRRDPRTWCQVTELLADLALASLRAQVLAGASAVQLFDSWVGVLSPDDYRELVLPATQRIFSGLADLGVPRIHFGVGTGELLSLMAAAGADVVGVDWRVPLDAARERVGPGRAIQGNLDPASCLAPWEVVAPQARKVLAEGGGRPGHVFNLGHGVLPETDPDVLHRIVDLVHEEGRTG; encoded by the coding sequence GTGCCGCTCGAGGAGTCCCCGTTCCTGCGGGCCTGTCGGTGCCGGCCCACCGATCGGGTGCCGGTCTGGTTCATGCGCCAGGCCGGTCGATCCCTTCCCGAGTACCGCGCCATGCGCGGTGACGGCAGCGTCCTGGAGGCCATCGCCCGCCCCGAGGTGGCCGCCGAGCTGACCCTTCAGCCGGTCAGACGCTACGGCGTCGACGCCGCCATCCTGTTCTCGGACATCGTGGTCCCGGTGGAGTCGATCGGTTTCGGCGTCGACGTGGTGCCGGGGGTGGGCCCGGTCGTGGACCGCCCCTTCTCGGGTCCGGAAGACCTTTCCCGCATCAGGCCCCTCGAACCGGAGAAGGACATCCCATACGTGCTGGACACGGTGCGCCTCGTCGTGCAGGAGCTGGACGTACCCCTCATCGGCTTCGCCGGCGGCCCGTTCACCGTGGCCAGCTACCTGGTCGAAGGCGGGCCGTCCCGCAACTACGCGCGGACCAAGACCCTGATGCGGCGCGACCCGCGGACCTGGTGCCAGGTGACGGAGCTGCTCGCTGACCTCGCCCTGGCGTCACTGCGGGCCCAGGTGCTTGCCGGCGCCAGCGCCGTCCAGCTCTTCGACAGCTGGGTCGGCGTCCTGTCCCCTGACGACTATCGGGAGCTGGTGCTGCCGGCCACCCAGCGCATCTTCTCCGGGCTGGCCGACCTGGGCGTGCCCCGCATCCACTTCGGGGTCGGTACCGGGGAGCTGCTGTCGCTCATGGCTGCGGCCGGCGCCGACGTGGTCGGGGTGGACTGGCGGGTACCCCTGGACGCGGCCCGAGAGCGGGTGGGACCAGGGCGCGCAATCCAGGGCAACCTCGACCCGGCCAGCTGCCTGGCGCCGTGGGAGGTCGTGGCGCCCCAGGCGCGCAAGGTGCTGGCCGAGGGCGGCGGTCGCCCCGGTCACGTCTTCAACCTCGGCCACGGCGTGCTGCCCGAGACCGACCCCGACGTCCTGCACCGGATCGTCGACCTGGTCCACGAGGAGGGCCGAACCGGATGA
- the lnt gene encoding apolipoprotein N-acyltransferase, with protein MSAIRVSAVGLAAGLITAFSLPPWGFWILAPVGLAILYRLLEGRRAPTRALAGFTAGIGLFSLGLFFTTAFNAGGWAVLVLFESAFVAVACALVPPARGRSLAFPAVLVLAEVVRGSWPFGGLPMGGIPLGLVGSPVGPAARLGGPMLLLALAALGGVVLGEAARLVPLGRRTDPRQRTQALATTALAAVAIVGLAVAGDLAPDGGAAVGSDRAALVQGGGRRGFRASQVDPASVFDAQLTPSLALQPPLTLILWPENVLDLNQPLRGSAEAQQVGQLAVTKGATVVAGVTEPVGTNQFRNIAVAWAPSGAVVATYDKVHRVPFGEWIPWRSFFGLLADLSAVPRDAIPGHGPGILHTPAGPLGVMISYEVFYEDAGRAAVRSGARLLTVPTNTASYSTSQVPTQELATARLQAVQEGRDLILASPTGFSTIIDHRGHVLARSNLGSQQVIEGTPAMRTGLTPYARTGDMPVLAASGLAVLSAWALEATARRRRRADPDR; from the coding sequence ATGTCCGCCATCAGGGTGTCCGCCGTCGGGTTGGCGGCCGGGCTGATCACGGCGTTCTCGTTGCCGCCGTGGGGGTTCTGGATCCTGGCTCCTGTCGGCCTGGCCATCCTCTACCGGCTGCTCGAAGGCCGACGAGCGCCGACCCGGGCGCTGGCAGGCTTCACCGCGGGCATCGGGCTCTTCTCCCTCGGCCTGTTCTTCACGACTGCGTTCAACGCCGGCGGGTGGGCGGTGCTGGTGCTCTTCGAGTCGGCCTTCGTCGCCGTCGCCTGCGCCCTGGTGCCCCCGGCAAGAGGACGGAGCCTGGCCTTCCCGGCCGTCCTCGTGCTCGCCGAGGTGGTCCGCGGCTCGTGGCCCTTCGGCGGCCTGCCGATGGGCGGCATCCCCCTGGGCCTGGTAGGCAGTCCCGTCGGGCCCGCCGCCCGCCTGGGGGGACCGATGCTGCTGCTGGCGCTCGCCGCGCTCGGCGGTGTGGTCCTTGGTGAGGCGGCCCGCCTCGTCCCGCTGGGCCGGCGGACGGACCCGCGCCAGCGGACCCAGGCGCTCGCCACCACGGCGCTGGCCGCCGTGGCCATCGTCGGCCTGGCCGTCGCGGGCGACCTGGCTCCCGACGGCGGGGCGGCGGTGGGCAGCGATCGCGCCGCCCTGGTACAGGGCGGGGGGCGGCGCGGCTTCCGGGCCTCCCAGGTCGACCCGGCGTCGGTGTTCGACGCCCAGCTCACGCCCAGCCTGGCCCTCCAACCCCCACTCACGCTCATCCTGTGGCCCGAGAACGTGCTGGACCTGAACCAACCCCTCCGGGGCTCCGCCGAGGCCCAGCAGGTCGGCCAGCTGGCGGTCACCAAAGGAGCCACGGTCGTGGCCGGGGTGACCGAGCCGGTCGGGACGAACCAGTTCCGCAACATCGCCGTGGCCTGGGCCCCGTCGGGGGCCGTCGTGGCCACCTACGACAAGGTCCACCGGGTCCCGTTCGGGGAGTGGATCCCGTGGCGGTCCTTCTTCGGCCTGCTGGCCGATCTGTCGGCCGTGCCCCGCGACGCCATCCCCGGTCACGGGCCGGGGATCCTCCACACCCCTGCCGGACCCCTCGGCGTGATGATCTCCTACGAGGTCTTCTACGAGGACGCCGGGAGGGCCGCGGTGCGGTCGGGCGCCCGGCTCCTCACCGTGCCGACCAACACCGCGTCGTACTCGACCAGCCAGGTGCCGACCCAGGAGCTGGCCACGGCCAGGCTGCAAGCCGTCCAGGAGGGTCGCGATCTCATTCTGGCCTCCCCCACCGGCTTCTCCACCATCATCGACCACCGGGGCCACGTCCTGGCCCGGTCGAACCTCGGCTCCCAGCAGGTCATCGAGGGGACGCCGGCGATGCGCACCGGGCTCACGCCCTACGCCCGGACGGGGGACATGCCCGTGCTCGCCGCCAGCGGGCTGGCGGTGCTGTCCGCCTGGGCGCTGGAGGCGACAGCACGGCGCCGCCGGCGCGCGGACCCAGACCGCTAG